The proteins below are encoded in one region of Cucurbita pepo subsp. pepo cultivar mu-cu-16 chromosome LG10, ASM280686v2, whole genome shotgun sequence:
- the LOC111803212 gene encoding L-type lectin-domain containing receptor kinase IV.4-like: MAAFHLSNPFPSPTISIFFFFFLLFKSIDSLSSPSFSLSGFRGDPQFELNVALYGDAAVVGDGSALSLSGPVSSSAGRIVYKKPIRLVRGKSRRFMSFSTDFSFFLSPNTGGEGGLGFVIVPSSFNVSAFGNGPFGLHFGSEKNQKMNMIVVRFGTSYDSENGDLIRTVVGIDMGYKSNVSIAGSGIVSNSSSALIREKNLHAWIDYEVGSRQLEVRLAENSENKRPSVPLLSFPIDFSQIWGEDEEVVVGLSSSNGNSSSQPCLLYSWSFKLKSIPNWMHSEPLNPKTIAIARESEPQIVVKDGKNCLMRVVAGMIFGTGCGALTAFVALYLWTIFGHRRAVVPEEYAMQQMDVKYEKVVVLDKGIEDYGKKKVDV; the protein is encoded by the coding sequence ATGGCGGCGTTTCATCTCTCTAACCCTTTCCCCTCACCCACCATTtccatcttctttttcttcttccttttattcAAATCCATCGATTCTCTTTCGTCTCCTTCATTTTCCCTTTCTGGGTTTCGTGGAGATCCACAGTTTGAACTCAATGTCGCTCTGTACGGTGATGCGGCGGTTGTCGGCGACGGCAGTGCTCTCAGCCTCAGCGGTCCGGTCAGTTCCAGTGCTGGGCGAATCGTGTACAAGAAACCCATCAGGCTTGTTCGAGGTAAATCGAGGAGATTCATGTCTTTCTCGACtgatttctcattttttttgtcGCCAAACACAGGGggggagggtggattgggttTTGTTATTGTTCCAAGTAGTTTTAACGTTAGTGCCTTTGGTAACGGACCATTTGGGCTTCATTTTGGATCGGAGAAGAATCAGAAGATGAACATGATCGTTGTTAGATTTGGGACTTCTTATGATTCTGAGAATGGCGATCTGATTAGAACGGTGGTAGGAATTGATATGGGTTACAAGAGTAATGTTTCAATAGCTGGTTCAGGCATTGTTTCAAACAGTTCATCTGCATTAATTAGGGAGAAGAATTTACACGCCTGGATAGATTACGAGGTTGGTTCTAGGCAATTAGAAGTAAGATTAGCAGAAAATAGCGAGAACAAGAGGCCATCTGTGCCATTACTTTCATTCCCAATCGATTTCTCTCAGATTTGGGGAGAAGATGAGGAAGTGGTGGTGGGATTGAGTTCATCAAATGGGAACTCATCATCCCAGCCATGTTTGCTCTATTCTTGGAGCTTCAAGCTCAAGAGCATTCCGAATTGGATGCATTCGGAGCCGCTCAATCCGAAGACGATCGCCATTGCCAGGGAATCGGAACCCCAAATCGTCGTCAAGGATGGGAAGAATTGCTTGATGAGAGTGGTTGCGGGCATGATTTTTGGGACTGGATGTGGGGCATTGACAGCCTTTGTTGCATTGTATTTATGGACCATCTTTGGGCATAGGCGAGCAGTGGTGCCTGAGGAGTACGCGATGCAGCAGATGGATGTGAAGTACGAGAAAGTTGTGGTGTTGGACAAAGGCATCGAAGATTATGGTAAGAAGAAGGTCGAcgtttga
- the LOC111803211 gene encoding tubulin beta chain-like, with the protein MREILHVQGGQCGNQIGAKFWEVVCAEHGIDTTGKYQGDSDLQLERINVYYNEASCGRYVPRAVLMDLEPGTMDSIRSGLYGQIFRPDNFVFGQSGAGNNWAKGHYTEGAELIDSVLDVVRKEAENCDCLQGFQVCHSLGGGTGSGMGTLLISKIREEYPDRMMLTFSVFPSPKVSDTVVEPYNATLSVHQLVENADECMVLDNEALYDICFRTLKLTTPSFGDLNHLISATMSGVTCCLRFPGQLNSDLRKLAVNLIPFPRLHFFMVGFAPLTSRGSQQYRALTVPELTQQMWDAKNMMCAADPRHGRYLTASAMFRGKMSTKEVDEQMLNVQNKNSSYFVEWIPNNVKSTVCDIPPTGLKMASTFIGNSTSIQEMFRRVSEQFTAMFRRKAFLHWYTGEGMDEMEFTEAESNMNDLVSEYQQYQDATADEEYYDEEEEDPEDNV; encoded by the exons atgagagagatcCTTCACGTTCAGGGTGGGCAATGTGGCAACCAGATCGGTGCCAAGTTCTGGGAAGTTGTTTGCGCCGAGCATGGCATCGATACCACCGGGAAGTATCAGGGAGATTCCGATCTTCAGCTTGAGAGGATTAATGTCTACTACAATGAAGCTAGTTGCGGGAGGTATGTACCTCGCGCTGTTCTCATGGATCTTGAACCTGGTACCATGGACAGTATCAGATCTGGGCTTTATGGTCAGATCTTCAGGCCggataattttgtttttggtcaATCTGGTGCTGGAAACAACTGGGCTAAAGGTCACTACACTGAGGGTGCTGAACTTATTGATTCCGTTCTCGATGTTGTCCGGAAGGAGGCGGAGAACTGTGATTGTTTGCAAG GGTTTCAGGTGTGTCACTCTCTAGGAGGGGGAACTGGATCTGGGATGGGTACTCTTCTGATTTCGAAGATCAGAGAAGAATATCCGGACAGGATGATGCTTACCTTCTCCGTCTTTCCATCTCCCAAAGTTTCTGATACTGTTGTTGAGCCTTACAACGCTACTCTTTCAGTTCATCAACTGGTTGAAAATGCAGATGAGTGCATGGTTCTTGACAATGAAGCTCTCTATGATATTTGCTTCCGTACCCTCAAGCTCACCACTCCAAGCT TTGGTGATTTGAACCATTTGATCTCTGCAACCATGTCCGGTGTGACTTGCTGTTTGAGATTCCCTGGGCAGCTTAACTCTGATCTCAGAAAGCTTGCTGTTAATCTCATTCCCTTCCCTCGTCTCCACTTTTTCATGGTGGGTTTTGCTCCTCTCACATCTCGTGGTTCCCAGCAGTACAGAGCACTGACTGTGCCGGAGCTTACTCAACAAATGTGGGATGCCAAGAACATGATGTGTGCTGCAGACCCACGACACGGTCGCTACTTAACTGCCTCTGCTATGTTCAGAGGTAAAATGAGCACGAAGGAGGTAGATGAGCAAATGCTCAACGTGCAGAACAAGAACTCTTCTTACTTTGTGGAGTGGATTCCAAACAATGTTAAATCGACTGTTTGCGATATCCCTCCAACTGGTCTGAAGATGGCTTCAACGTTCATTGGAAATTCCACATCAATTCAGGAAATGTTCCGCCGTGTGAGTGAGCAGTTCACTGCCATGTTTAGGAGGAAAGCTTTCTTGCACTGGTACACAGGTGAAGGTATGGACGAGATGGAGTTCACTGAGGCTGAAAGTAACATGAATGATCTGGTTTCTGAGTACCAGCAGTACCAAGACGCCACAGCCGATGAGGAATATtacgacgaagaagaagaggacCCAGAAGATAATGTGTAA
- the LOC111804067 gene encoding protein SSUH2 homolog, translating into MEDPLLSEHRSELGDQSSHYQYLKRTGSANPSDSFAGTLVSVEEIRSAPNVSDYYPPSLHGALVSSPEPDPRDQALSYQGGYAGEFGRTSNDFGRQVLDEVEIRELLIDHVGHRCCWGSRPARRWKISAVEDCNVYVGTLDTFIEERDVIKETEPYKGGAIDGRNNGPELGVWELDLKSEFPPLYVPSKESRKRIPHSETIEKCSVCAGRGDLVCPTCNPDQEPGFYIGNHMVQCPSCYGRGLIAHRDGSDSICAKCDGKGKLPCATCGSRGLIKCETCQHSGSLLTRSIAVVSWRTLSTRKVSAMSGAASVPDEVFHRAKGVQLCNTQAYQCTPAFFADSFFLNKFSSEVIADRASIAPTARVICERHIISVVPVTRVTMADHGRSFSFYIVGFSKEVYLKDYYPSRFCWGLCPCLEWLKL; encoded by the exons ATGGAGGATCCTTTGCTTTCAG AACATCGAAGCGAACTGGGTGATCAATCGAGTCATTATCAGTACTTGAAAAGAACAGGCTCCGCGAACCCCTCCGATTCATTTGCAGGAACCCTAGTTAGCGTCGAGGAAATTCGATCGGCGCCCAACGTTTCTGATTACTACCCGCCTTCTCTTCATGGCGCATTGGTTAGTTCGCCGGAGCCTGATCCTAGAG ATCAAGCTCTTTCTTATCAAGGTGGATATGCAGGAGAGTTTGGCCGAACCAGTAATGATTTTGGGAG ACAAGTATTGGATGAAGTAGAGATAAGAGAACTACTTATTGATCATGTTGGTCACCGTTGTTGTTGGGGAAGTCGTCCTGCTCGTAGGTGGAAGATTTCTGCTGTGGAAGACTGTAATGTTTATGTGGGAACTCTGGATACTTTTATAGAGGAAAGGGATGTTATAAAAGAAACCGAGCCATATAAAGGCGGTGCGATCGATGGACGAAACAATGGACCCGAGCTTGGGGTCTGGGAATTGGATTTGAAATCTGAGTTCCCACCTCTTTATGTACCTTCTAAAGAATCAAGGAAAAGGATTCCTCATTCAGAAACCATTGAGAAGTGTTCAG TCTGTGCAGGACGAGGAGATCTCGTATGTCCGACATGTAACCCAGATCAAGAACCTGGATTTTACATTGGAAATCATATGGTCCAATGCCCTTCTTGTTATGGTCGAGGTTTGATAGCTCATAGAGATGGATCAGACTCCAT ATGTGCAAAATGTGATGGCAAGGGAAAACTTCCTTGTGCAACCTGCGGATCTCGTGGCCTAATTAAGTGTGAGACATGCCAACATAGTGGTTCTCTCCTGACTCGCAGTATTGCCGTTGTTAGCTG GAGGACACTTTCGACTCGAAAAGTAAGCGCTATGAGCGGAGCAGCATCTGTACCAGACGAAGTGTTCCACAGAGCCAAAGGTGTCCAATTATGCAACACTCAAGCCTATCAATGTACTCCAGCTTTCTTCGCAGATTCCTTCTTCCTCAACAAGTTCTCTTCTGAAGTGATTGCGGATCGAGCATCAATCGCTCCCACTGCACGTGTGATATGTGAACGACATATAATCTCAGTCGTACCGGTGACCCGCGTCACAATGGCTGACCATGGAAGGTCCTTCAGTTTCTACATTGTAGGTTTCAGCAAGGAAGTTTACTTGAAGGACTACTACCCCTCAAGGTTCTGCTGGGGGCTGTGCCCTTGCTTGGAGTGGCTGAAGTTGTAA
- the LOC111803049 gene encoding mitochondrial uncoupling protein 1-like, translating into MVADSKGKSDISFAGTFASSAFAACFAEVCTIPLDTAKVRLQLQKKAVAGDALPKYRGMLGTVATIAREEGLASLWKGIVPGLHRQCVYGGLRIGLYEPVKTFYVGSDFVGDVPLSKKILAALTTGALGITIANPTDLVKVRLQAEGKLPPGVPRRYSGALSAYSTIVRQEGVGALWTGIGPNIARNAIINAAELASYDQVKQTILKIPGFTDNVITHLFAGLGAGFFAVCIGSPVDVVKSRMMGDSTYKNTLDCFIKTLRNDGPLAFYKGFIPNFGRLGSWNVIMFLTLEQAKKFVRKIESSS; encoded by the exons ATGGTTGCCGATTCGAAAGGTAAATCGGACATCTCATTCGCTGGCACGTTCGCCAGTAGTGCTTTCGCTGCTTGTTTCGCTGAG GTATGCACCATTCCTCTAGACACTGCCAAGGTTAGGCTTCAGCTACAAAAGAAAGCTGTTGCCGGTGATGCTTTACCAAAGTATAGGGGCATGCTGGGCACTGTTGCAACCATAGCCAGAGAAGAAGGTCTGGCATCCTTGTGGAAAGGCATTGTTCCCGGATTGCATCGTCAATGTGTGTATGGAGGCTTAAGGATCGGGTTGTATGAGCCT GTTAAGACCTTTTATGTTGGCAGTGACTTTGTTGGTGATGTTCCTTTATCTAAGAAGATTCTTGCTGCACTGACAACCG GGGCTCTAGGAATCACAATAGCAAATCCAACTGATCTTGTAAAAGTTAGACTTCAAGCGGAAGGAAAATTACCTCCCGGTGTACCTAGGCGCTATTCCGGGGCATTGAGTGCTTATTCTACCATAGTGAGACAG GAAGGAGTTGGCGCTCTATGGACCGGCATCGGTCCAAATATTGCAAGAAATGCTATTATCAATGCCGCAGAACTAGCCAGCTATGATCAAGTGAAACAG acaattttgaaaattccaGGTTTCACAGATAATGTTATTACTCATCTTTTTGCTGGTCTTGGAGCCGGGTTTTTCGCTGTATGTATTGGCTCCCCGGTCGACGTG GTGAAGTCAAGAATGATGGGGGATTCAACTTACAAAAACACACTTGATTGTTTCATCAAGACTTTAAGAAATGAT GGACCTCTGGCGTTTTACAAGGGATTTATCCCGAATTTCGGTCGGCTAGGATCATGGAACGTGATCATGTTCCTCACTCTTGAACAG GCCAAGAAGTTCGTGAGAAAGATAGAATCTTCATCTTGA
- the LOC111803611 gene encoding acetyl-coenzyme A carboxylase carboxyl transferase subunit alpha, chloroplastic-like — MASISTHSAALSGSSASDLLRSSSNGFSGISLRDLAKVRFNPRRKDMTVSAKVRKVKKHEYPWPADADPNVKGGILTHLSHFKPLKETQKPVTLEFEKPLVLLEKKINDVRKMAQETGLDFSDQILSLENKYRQALQDLYTHLTPIQRVSIARHPNRPTFLDHVFNITEKFVELHGDRLGYDDPAIVTGIGTIDGRRYMFMGHQKGRNTKENIRRNFGMPTPHGYRKALRMMYYADHHGFPIVTFIDTPGAYADLKSEELGQGEAIAHNLRTMFGLKVPIISIVIGEGGSGGALAIGCANKLLMLENAVFYVASPEACAAILWKSAKASPQAAEKLRITASELCKLQIADGIIPEPLGGAHADPSWTSQQIKIAINKTMDELLMMDTEELLRHRMMKFRKIGGFQEGVPIDPKKKLNMKKKEVPVVRKTKKVPIGKTPVQQLEVQVEKVKQEILKAKESSTGRPDLVLNKMIQKLKKEVDFEFSAAVKAMGLKDRLATLREQFSKANSPDQLIQPALKGEIEKLRDEINQGLFKAPNYENLRKKLDMLNDLSQFKALSVRDVKEASLKQEINKKFAEVLSQPNVQEKYEALRAEIENSGASTYSDLDPELRKKIDNVKKEIQGELVNALNTLGLDVEVLTSKAQVLSEQSSLSLFKPKIEMLNEEINQGIDSVVNRTDLKDKIELLKLEVAKAGKTPDATSKNRIWALEQQIKQSLAAALESSDLKKKHETLREEILETAESGFDPQEEGDSSVYGDGDARIQMNLGAEHTFA; from the exons ATGGCGTCTATTTCTACTCATTCAGCTGCATTATCCGGTTCTTCGGCATCTGATCTTCTTCGAAGCTCGAGTAATGGCTTCAGTGGCATTTCTTTGAGGGACCTCGCTAAAGTGCGATTCAACCCAAGAAGAAAGGACATGACAGTGAGTGCAAAGGTAAGGAAGGTGAAAAAGCACGAGTATCCATGGCCGGCTGATGCGGATCCGAATGTCAAGGGTGGAATTCTTACTCATCTCTCACATTTCAAGCCTCTGAAAGAGACGCAGAAGCCTGTTActcttgaatttgaaaaaccACTTGTTCTTCTTGAGAAGAAGATTAACGAT GTGCGGAAAATGGCTCAAGAAACTGGTCTAGACTTTAGTGATCAGATTCTTTcgttggaaaataaatatcgGCAG GCTTTACAGGACTTGTACACTCATTTGACTCCTATACAACGTGTCAGTATAGCTCGGCATCCTAACAGGCCAACCTTCCTTGATCACGTGTTTAATATCACTGAAAAG TTCGTTGAACTTCATGGAGATCGGTTAGGGTACGACGATCCTGCAATTGTTACTGGTATAGGAACCATAGATGGGAGAAGGTACATGTTCATGGGTCACCAAAAGGGTagaaacacaaaagaaaatattcgGCGTAATTTTGGAATGCCTACACCACACGG TTATCGGAAGGCGCTTCGCATGATGTATTATGCTGATCACCATGGGTTCCCAATTGTTACTTTCATTGATACACCAGGTGCTTATGCGGACCTCAAATCCGAGGAACTGGGTCAA GGTGAAGCTATTGCTCATAATTTGAGGACTATGTTTGGTCTCAAGGTACCGATAATTTCAATTGTCATTGGCGAAGGTGGTTCTGGTGGTGCCCTGGCAATTGGTTGTGCTAATAAGTTGCTAATGCTTGAGAATGCAGTTTTCTATGTTGCCAG TCCTGAAGCCTGCGCTGCAATCTTATGGAAGAGTGCAAAAGCTTCCCCACAG GCAGCAGAGAAGCTAAGAATTACTGCGTCGGAGTTGTGCAAATTACAAATTGCTGATGGCATAATCCCT GAACCTTTGGGTGGTGCGCATGCAGATCCTTCATGGACCtcacaacaaataaaaattgcaaTAAATAAGACCATGGAT GAGCTTTTGATGATGGACACCGAAGAACTATTGAGGCATCGAATGATGAAATTCCGTAAAATTGGTGGGTTTCAAGAAGGCGTTCCAATTGAtccaaagaagaaattgaacatgaaaaagaaggaagtaCCCGTCGTCAGGAAGACGAAGAAAGTACCCATCGGGAAGACCCCAGTTCAGCAACTAGAAGTTCAGGTGGAAAAAGTGAAACAAGAAATATTGAAAGCCAAGGAATCCTCCACTGGTCGACCTGATTTGGTTCTGAATAAGATGattcaaaaattaaagaaagaagttgattttgaattttctgcGGCAGTAAAGGCCATGGGATTGAAGGACAGACTCGCCACGCTCCGAGAACAGTTTTCGAAAGCAAATTCACCGGACCAACTTATCCAACCTGCATTGAAAGGAGAAATTGAGAAGCTTAGAGATGAAATCAACCAGGGGTTATTTAAAGCTCCTAACTACGAGAATCTGAGGAAGAAACTCGACATGTTAAATGACTTATCTCAATTCAAGGCTCTGTCAGTAAGAGATGTTAAGGAGGCCTCGTTGAAACAggaaatcaacaaaaaatttgCAGAGGTTCTAAGTCAACCTAATGTACAAGAGAAATATGAAGCGCTGAGagctgaaattgaaaattcaggGGCGTCTACGTATTCGGATTTGGACCCCGAACTGCGAAAGAAAATCGATAATGTAAAGAAGGAAATACAAGGGGAGTTGGTAAATGCCCTCAACACCTTAGGGTTAGATGTTGAAGTATTAACATCAAAAGCACAAGTCCTTAGCGAGCAGTCATCGTTGTCGCTATTCAAACCAAAGATAGAGATGTTAAATGAGGAAATTAATCAGGGAATTGATAGTGTTGTAAACAGAACAGATCTAAAAGACAAGATTGAATTACTGAAACTGGAGGTAGCCAAGGCTGGAAAGACACCAGATGCAACCTCAAAGAACAGAATTTGGGCTTTGGAGCAACAAATAAAGCAGAGCCTTGCTGCTGCATTGGAATCTTCAgacttgaagaagaaacatgaAACACTGAGGGAAGAGATATTAGAAACTGCAGAATCAGGGTTCGATCCGCAAGAAGAAGGCGATAGTTCTGTGTACGGTGACGGTGACGCCAGAATTCAGATGAATTTGGGTGCTGAACATACCTTCGCTTAA